The nucleotide sequence CCGAGGGGGGCCGCATCCCGAAATGGCGCAAGGACGGCAAAGAGCTGTACTACATGTCGATCGATCAGAAGCTGGTCGCCGTGCCCATCACGCTCGGAGCGGCGACGGTGCAGGCCGGTGCGCCACAGGGACTTTTTGCCATCCGCGTGCCGCCGGTACGCGCCACCTATGCCGTTTCCGGCGACGGACGCTTCCTGGTGAATTCGGTCGGCGACACCACTGACACCGTCCCCATCTCGCTGTTCACCAATTGGCCGGCAACGCTCCGCAAGTAAGCAGGGTAGAGGCTATAATCTCCGCCTCTTGGGATGCGGCGTCTGTCGTGGCTTCCTCGTACCAAGTGTCCTGTGGTGGCTGAGGGGGGAGCTCCACCATGCCTGTGACTTCGCCTAGCGTCATCACCACGCCCGCCGGCGACGTGATCGTGGTCACCGTGCGCGGTCCGCTCAAGCTCGGCCACCCGCCACTCGAGGAGTTGCAGGCTGCGTTCCGCCGCCTGGCTGACAACGGACAGGTACAGGTGGTGGTGGACCTCACCGAGATGCCACTCTTCGACTCGACCGGCATCGGCTTGCTCGTGCTCGGCTATACCTCGATGCGGCGCCGTGGCGGCACCTGCAAGATCTGCGGCCTGGTCGAACTGGCGCGCAAGATGCTGAAGACCGTGGGACTGTTGAACGTCTTCGAAGTCTTTCCCGATCGCGCGCAGGCAGTGGCGAGCTTCCAGAAGTAAGCTTCCGGAAATAAAGGTGGGGCAGCGGAGAGCATTCATTCGAGGGCTTCGCGCTGAGGCTGCTGCTGCGGACTCGCGCGGGCTTCCTGCGGAACCCACGCTCGCTCCGCGCTCACCCGCCTAACGCGCAGGCAGCTTGAAGTCGAGCCCGAGCGCGTCGTTGGCTTTCTCGGTGGCGGGCAGGTCGAGCTCGGCGAGCGGGATCTTCCGGGCGCGGTGCGAAAAGTCGAGATCGAAGATGGTCTGCCCGACGATGGCGTAGTTGCTCAACTCAACGCGCGTGCCATCGCGCAACACCAGCACGATCGACGGTCCGTCATCTTCGATCCTGGGCGCGGGCTCAGGCTTCGGCGCGGCGCTACTGCCGGTGCGGCCTGCTGCTTCTCTGCCATCCAGATAATGTTCGCCGTAGCGCGGGTCGGCGCCGGCGTTGGCGTTGCCGGCGTCGCCGTTCGTGTTTCCAGCATTTGTGTTTCCGGCATTGTCGAGGCGCGCGGCGGCGCGCGACCACATCTCGCGCTCGAGAGCGTTGCCGGAAGGAACGTCGGCCACCGGCTGCGGCTCGCGCTGCGGATCATATGCCGGCACGTACACCGGGTAGCCATAGATGGGCGCGCCGTATCCATATCCGTAGCCGTATCCGCCGGAGCGGTGATGTCCGCGGCGTCCGCCGAAGCCGGCGTTCGCGCCTACGCTCACGCTGAATCCCGCATTGCCGCGGAAGCTGGGACTGCCGGCGCCGTACTGCGGCGGCGGATTGAAAGCGGTGAAGCCCATCGAGGGTGGCGGGTTGAACGCGGTGAAACTCGTCGAAGGTGGCGGATTGAATGCGGTGAAGCTGGTCGCACTTCCCGGCACGCCGGGCGTGGGATTCGTGGGCGTGATGCAGGTGGCGCACGCCGGGACACCAAAGCGCTGGGCGCTTGCGTAAGTCGCAAGGGCTAGAAAAAGCGCGGCTGCAATCAGCTTCCTCACAGGCCTAATCATACTCCCGAAGCAAAGGACAATCGACAATGGACAAATGACAATTGCCTATTAAGTTCGATGTTACGACTGGGCCGCAGGGTCCATTTTCGATCGTCCATTGTCCATTGTCCTTTGTACTTCGAACGGATGTCCCACGCCGCCGGCGCGTCGCAGGTCCAGCAATCCGATGATGGCGTGCGAGAGCAGCAGCGCGATGACCATCGCGGCCACGATCTCGCGCGCCTGGTCACGCTTCAGCTCGAGCATGTCCGCGGCCACGCCGGCGAGGAAGAGGAAGAAGAAAGGGAGCGCGCGCAACGGGAACGCGCCGTAGGCGAGCGTGTCCGGCGCCAGGCCGCGATTTACTTGAAAAACGACGGCCAGCAGCCAGAGCAGCGCTAACACGATGAGCGG is from Acidobacteriota bacterium and encodes:
- a CDS encoding STAS domain-containing protein, with translation MPVTSPSVITTPAGDVIVVTVRGPLKLGHPPLEELQAAFRRLADNGQVQVVVDLTEMPLFDSTGIGLLVLGYTSMRRRGGTCKICGLVELARKMLKTVGLLNVFEVFPDRAQAVASFQK